A portion of the Intestinibacillus sp. Marseille-P6563 genome contains these proteins:
- a CDS encoding helix-turn-helix domain-containing protein, with product MHTKLSIPERLKDLRVVDKHLTLEQLAEQTGLSKSALSKYESDDYKDISPFAIATLAEFYGVSTDYLMGLSENKNHPNTELQALHLSDDMVTLLSSGKINNRLLCEIATHENFQRLMTDIEIFVDRIADMRIAQMNLVLEATRQEVIRSHAPGENDLYVRTLELGQVQESDFFSHTIHDDLDSIVQDIRQSHVTDRTTADPQPTFTEVKEKFDRAMQLGSNEERVIHEFCDQMQIPFDKIASEDFSAFMRILSLSKLLKNPNNMRGKARPQAYHGTKKKKRK from the coding sequence ATGCATACAAAGCTGTCGATCCCGGAGCGGTTAAAAGACTTGCGGGTGGTAGATAAGCACCTGACGCTGGAGCAGCTGGCCGAGCAGACTGGGCTTTCCAAATCTGCTCTCAGCAAATATGAGAGCGACGATTATAAGGACATCAGTCCCTTTGCCATTGCTACGCTGGCGGAATTTTACGGGGTGTCCACCGACTACCTGATGGGGTTGTCGGAAAACAAAAATCACCCAAACACAGAGCTTCAGGCCCTGCATCTGAGTGATGATATGGTTACATTATTGAGCAGCGGGAAAATCAACAACCGGCTGCTGTGTGAGATTGCCACACATGAGAATTTCCAGCGGCTGATGACGGATATTGAGATTTTTGTTGACCGGATTGCCGATATGCGGATTGCCCAGATGAATCTGGTGCTGGAGGCCACCCGACAGGAAGTAATCCGCAGCCATGCGCCGGGAGAGAATGACCTTTATGTCCGTACCCTGGAGCTGGGACAGGTGCAGGAAAGTGACTTTTTCAGCCACACGATCCATGATGATCTTGACAGTATCGTTCAGGATATTCGTCAGTCCCACGTCACCGACCGCACTACCGCCGATCCGCAGCCGACTTTCACGGAGGTCAAGGAAAAGTTTGACCGTGCCATGCAGCTGGGCAGCAATGAGGAACGGGTAATCCACGAATTCTGTGATCAAATGCAGATTCCCTTTGACAAGATTGCTTCTGAGGATTTCTCGGCGTTTATGCGGATACTGAGCCTGTCCAAACTGCTGAAAAATCCCAACAATATGAGGGGAAAGGCCCGTCCACAGGCATACCATGGGACAAAGAAGAAAAAGCGGAAATAG
- a CDS encoding IS110 family transposase: MNPLFVGIDVSSRNNVAYLMKPDGSKHSSFSIQNNLGGAKLLSEKIVSALRSMQLSDVVIGLEATSIYGDSLVYALREDGSLGRFQRKIHVLNPKQVKKFKEAYPDLPKNDFVDAFVIADHLRFGRIAKEVYMDDYRYQALRTLTRARFDVIQNLTREKQRFANYLFLKCSGIAQDKDIQNTSATTIALMERFETVDDLANADLDELTAFLDEKGRNFADPAAKAKVIRTAARDSYRLPVTVNNSVNQAMAVSIASMRALEKQVKVLDKAIEQQFEIIPNTLTSIPGIGKVYSAGIIAEIGDIHRFSSQASVAKFAGLVWTQHQSGEFEAEHSRMIKSGNRYLRYYLLEAANSVRRCDSEFRRYYDLKYQEVNKYQHKRALALTARKLVRLIFRLLKDNRLYILPEG, encoded by the coding sequence ATGAACCCACTATTCGTTGGCATTGATGTGAGCAGCAGAAACAATGTGGCCTACCTGATGAAACCCGACGGCAGCAAGCACTCCAGCTTTTCCATACAGAACAACCTGGGTGGTGCTAAACTGTTATCAGAGAAGATCGTGTCGGCACTGCGTTCCATGCAGCTCAGCGATGTGGTGATCGGCCTGGAGGCCACCTCCATCTACGGAGACAGCTTGGTTTACGCTCTCCGGGAGGATGGCAGCCTGGGCCGGTTCCAGCGGAAGATCCATGTCCTGAATCCAAAGCAGGTCAAAAAGTTCAAGGAAGCCTATCCCGACCTGCCCAAGAATGACTTTGTGGACGCCTTTGTGATTGCCGACCATCTCCGTTTCGGCAGGATCGCCAAGGAGGTCTATATGGACGACTACCGCTACCAGGCGCTCAGGACCCTTACCAGGGCCAGGTTTGACGTGATCCAAAACCTGACCCGGGAGAAACAGAGATTCGCTAACTACTTATTCCTCAAATGCTCCGGCATAGCCCAGGACAAGGACATCCAGAACACCAGCGCCACCACTATCGCGCTCATGGAGCGGTTTGAAACTGTGGATGATCTGGCAAACGCCGACCTGGACGAACTGACTGCCTTTCTGGATGAGAAGGGCAGAAACTTCGCTGACCCGGCTGCCAAAGCCAAGGTTATTCGAACTGCCGCCAGAGACTCTTACCGCCTGCCTGTTACTGTGAACAATTCTGTAAATCAGGCGATGGCAGTCTCTATTGCCTCTATGCGGGCTCTGGAAAAGCAGGTCAAGGTGTTGGACAAGGCCATTGAACAGCAGTTTGAAATCATTCCCAACACCCTGACCTCTATCCCCGGGATTGGCAAGGTCTACTCCGCCGGGATCATCGCCGAGATCGGCGACATTCACCGTTTCAGCTCTCAAGCCTCGGTTGCCAAGTTCGCCGGCCTTGTCTGGACACAGCACCAGTCCGGTGAATTTGAGGCTGAACACTCCCGGATGATCAAGTCCGGCAACCGCTATCTCCGCTACTACCTGCTGGAAGCCGCCAACTCTGTGAGAAGATGCGATTCCGAGTTCCGGCGCTACTATGACCTCAAGTATCAAGAGGTCAACAAGTATCAGCATAAACGCGCACTCGCTCTCACTGCCAGAAAACTGGTTCGGTTGATCTTTCGGCTGCTGAAGGACAACCGCCTGTATATCCTGCCGGAGGGCTGA
- a CDS encoding molecular chaperone gives MTKLSKYEKETIINWNEAEDTASIYTFNADLKRRLAEFSRKYPQLCRLERSTTEGSVTYVMDKSRLSIRLVPPYSEERLAAAREYAKQHGFQVLRTDKKSA, from the coding sequence ATGACGAAGCTGTCTAAGTATGAGAAAGAAACCATCATCAACTGGAACGAGGCGGAGGACACCGCCAGTATCTACACCTTTAACGCCGATCTGAAGCGCAGATTGGCCGAGTTCAGCCGCAAGTATCCCCAGCTGTGCCGGTTGGAGCGCAGCACCACTGAGGGCAGTGTGACCTATGTGATGGACAAGTCCCGCCTGTCCATCCGTCTGGTACCGCCGTACAGTGAGGAGAGGTTGGCGGCTGCCAGAGAATACGCCAAACAGCACGGATTTCAGGTCTTGCGGACGGACAAGAAGAGCGCCTGA
- a CDS encoding serine/arginine repetitive matrix protein 2, translating to MKLTRHNGRSGKHGTYNPRHNDRRFDVENSEHIDAQRAKKNVYWDCYRGFTTPELRENPEQPDFSFEEIERMYYYEHYSDHVDAQNARNEKTRHTERNRTVEDLLKNNKTCPEESIYQIGTMEESVPPGALALIVSEFYEEFERRFGSHIHILDWALHLDEGTPHIHERHVFDCKNRYGELCPQQEKALEELGFELPDPSKPKGKHNNRKQTFDAVCRTMLFDISLKHGVHLEQEPSYGGRAYLEKQDYILMKQKEQLAAQEQKLEELTLKIEDVETLVEEVSDIAYDKAVEVVTDTVRQETHKEDLRLVEETKNWVLSPERKAPPKEREYAAARLDGVISKIKNAMQSALTKIQKKLMQPEVKQVGKQQIQEKAKESILAFLKKAKQDSAQRESKRKKRQEKQDMEL from the coding sequence TTGAAACTGACACGGCACAACGGACGCTCCGGCAAGCATGGCACCTATAATCCCCGGCACAATGACCGCCGGTTTGATGTGGAAAACAGCGAACACATTGACGCCCAGCGAGCTAAGAAAAATGTGTACTGGGACTGCTACCGTGGTTTCACTACCCCGGAACTTCGGGAAAATCCGGAACAGCCGGATTTTAGCTTCGAAGAAATTGAGCGAATGTATTACTACGAACATTATTCCGACCATGTGGATGCCCAGAATGCCCGGAACGAGAAAACACGACACACCGAGCGCAACCGCACAGTGGAAGATCTTTTGAAAAATAACAAGACCTGTCCCGAGGAGAGTATTTACCAGATCGGCACCATGGAAGAATCCGTTCCACCGGGTGCGCTGGCACTCATTGTCAGCGAATTTTACGAGGAGTTTGAACGGCGCTTTGGTTCCCATATCCACATTCTGGACTGGGCGCTGCATCTGGATGAGGGTACGCCCCACATCCACGAGCGCCATGTGTTTGACTGCAAAAACCGGTATGGGGAGTTGTGCCCCCAGCAGGAAAAGGCGCTGGAGGAACTGGGCTTTGAATTGCCTGATCCGAGTAAACCCAAGGGCAAACACAACAACCGAAAACAGACTTTTGATGCAGTATGCCGGACGATGCTCTTTGACATCAGCCTCAAACATGGGGTTCATCTGGAGCAGGAGCCGTCCTATGGCGGGCGGGCGTATCTGGAAAAGCAGGACTACATTCTGATGAAGCAAAAGGAGCAGCTGGCGGCGCAGGAACAGAAGCTGGAGGAGCTGACCCTGAAAATTGAGGATGTGGAAACACTTGTGGAGGAAGTTTCGGATATTGCCTATGACAAGGCGGTGGAGGTTGTCACCGATACTGTCCGGCAGGAAACCCACAAAGAGGATCTCCGGTTGGTGGAGGAAACGAAAAACTGGGTACTCTCGCCGGAACGGAAAGCTCCGCCAAAAGAGCGTGAGTATGCCGCCGCCCGGTTGGATGGGGTGATTTCAAAAATCAAAAACGCCATGCAGTCAGCCCTGACAAAAATCCAGAAGAAGCTGATGCAGCCGGAGGTTAAACAGGTAGGTAAACAGCAGATTCAGGAAAAGGCCAAGGAATCCATTCTTGCTTTCCTGAAAAAAGCCAAGCAGGACAGCGCACAGAGAGAATCCAAGCGGAAAAAGCGGCAGGAAAAGCAGGATATGGAGCTTTAA
- a CDS encoding VapE domain-containing protein, which produces MPATQQAESEELAVDEVRESLSVTEKGQPANTIGNCRTVFCQDPLLRGAIRLNLLTDRVDIVRDLGWRRSTSALTDTDVKYLLLYFEQNYGLTSEKKLMAALSIVANENCYHPIQDVLNGLVWDGIPRMHSCLHYFLGADESDYVEEMLKHFLLGAIRRVFHPGSKYEELLCLVGGQGAGKSTFFRFLAIQDEWFSDDLKKLDDDKVFAKLQGHWIIEMSEMLATSNAKSIEEIRSFISRQKETYRTPYESQPKDRLRQCVFGGSSNTLDFLPLDRAGNRRFLPVMISPEKAEVHILEDEAASREYLLQVWAEAMTIYRSGEYSMKFSKAIQKQLVEVQKDFMPEDTEAGQIQGFLEHYTGNVVCSKQLFKEALGHAFEEPKRWQLHNINEIMNTVVTGWKPFSNPRMFAGYGRQRGWERELSGNEPPDNEGGFVELSEEEVRQLELPKEWIA; this is translated from the coding sequence GTGCCTGCAACCCAGCAGGCCGAAAGTGAGGAATTGGCCGTTGATGAAGTGCGGGAAAGTCTCTCCGTCACCGAGAAAGGACAACCGGCCAACACCATTGGAAATTGCCGCACAGTGTTTTGCCAAGATCCGCTTTTGCGGGGCGCAATCCGACTAAATCTGCTGACCGACCGTGTGGACATTGTGCGGGATCTGGGTTGGCGCAGAAGCACCAGCGCCTTGACCGATACCGATGTCAAATATCTGCTCCTTTACTTTGAGCAGAACTATGGCCTGACCAGTGAAAAGAAGCTGATGGCGGCGCTCTCCATCGTGGCAAACGAAAACTGCTATCATCCCATTCAGGATGTGCTCAATGGTCTGGTGTGGGACGGCATACCTCGGATGCACTCCTGCCTGCATTACTTTCTGGGGGCGGATGAGAGCGACTATGTGGAAGAAATGCTGAAACACTTCTTGCTGGGAGCCATCCGCCGGGTGTTCCATCCAGGTTCCAAATATGAGGAGCTGCTTTGTCTGGTGGGCGGCCAGGGAGCCGGAAAGTCCACCTTCTTTCGATTCCTGGCTATACAAGATGAGTGGTTCTCCGATGACCTGAAAAAGCTGGATGATGATAAGGTGTTTGCCAAGCTGCAAGGCCACTGGATCATCGAGATGTCGGAGATGCTTGCCACCAGTAACGCCAAGAGCATCGAGGAGATCCGCTCCTTTATCAGTCGCCAAAAGGAAACCTATCGCACACCCTATGAATCCCAGCCAAAAGACCGGCTGCGGCAGTGTGTGTTCGGTGGCTCCTCCAACACGCTGGACTTTCTGCCCCTTGACCGAGCCGGAAATCGCCGGTTCCTGCCGGTGATGATTTCCCCGGAGAAAGCGGAGGTTCACATTCTGGAGGACGAAGCCGCTTCCAGGGAATATCTGTTGCAGGTGTGGGCGGAGGCTATGACCATTTACCGCAGCGGAGAGTATTCCATGAAGTTTTCAAAGGCGATTCAGAAGCAGCTGGTGGAGGTTCAAAAGGACTTTATGCCGGAGGATACCGAAGCCGGGCAGATTCAGGGGTTTCTGGAACACTACACCGGCAATGTGGTCTGCTCCAAGCAGTTATTCAAGGAAGCGTTGGGACACGCCTTTGAGGAGCCGAAGCGTTGGCAGCTACACAACATCAACGAGATCATGAACACAGTGGTGACGGGCTGGAAGCCTTTCTCTAATCCTCGAATGTTTGCGGGCTATGGGCGGCAGCGTGGCTGGGAACGGGAGCTTTCCGGCAACGAACCGCCCGACAACGAAGGTGGATTTGTGGAGCTGAGCGAGGAAGAAGTCCGTCAACTGGAGCTGCCAAAGGAGTGGATTGCCTGA
- a CDS encoding recombinase family protein, with amino-acid sequence MSRKKQVNQKITALYCRISLDDGGDNESMSISNQKLMLRDFAEKNGMFQYEYYVDDGYTGRNFNRPSFQRMIADIEAGKIGCVITKDLSRLGRNYIEAGSYIEIFFPKHNVRYIAITDGVDSLTRQEMDITPFKNILNDMYSRDISKKVLAGRMTRSRQGKFCGGQPPLGLMRDPEDRGHLILDPETAPVIRKIYDLALDGWGCMRIAKQLMEDKVPITRVKGNTACDVNYYAWGGARISHILRNPFYKGAHLVCRTHQKGIRSNTYDIIPREDWEIIEGCHEAIVTPEEWEQVQAIVDRRPPIMKGNACPFYNLFHGIIYCATCGKSMQVRYEKVGRTGTNRFTGEQREPIDKAYYICQTYNRLGKGACTSHKIEARDLYNLVLKDIQELAAMALKDADAFYQRLSSRMERQYMADASEMQKERERLEARNREIDDLFLSLYTDKAKGVLSEQRFVKLTTAMEQEQEENQRRLQELIRMLQQSDSQESEVRTFIREIRQYATIQELDEAVLNRLISRILIGEVKKVDGQKVQEARIVYNFVGEILST; translated from the coding sequence ATGAGCAGGAAAAAACAAGTCAATCAGAAAATCACAGCCCTCTATTGCCGTATTTCTCTGGACGATGGCGGCGATAACGAGAGTATGAGTATCAGCAACCAGAAACTTATGCTCCGGGACTTTGCCGAAAAAAACGGGATGTTCCAGTATGAGTATTATGTGGACGATGGTTACACAGGCCGTAATTTCAATCGTCCATCTTTTCAGCGTATGATTGCCGATATTGAGGCCGGTAAAATCGGTTGTGTCATTACCAAAGACCTGTCCAGACTGGGAAGAAATTATATCGAAGCCGGAAGCTATATTGAAATCTTCTTCCCCAAACACAATGTCCGTTATATCGCCATTACCGATGGTGTGGACAGTTTGACCCGTCAGGAAATGGACATCACGCCCTTCAAGAATATCCTGAATGATATGTATAGCCGGGATATTTCCAAGAAAGTACTGGCGGGGCGTATGACCCGTTCCCGACAAGGAAAGTTCTGTGGCGGACAGCCTCCCCTGGGGCTGATGCGTGACCCGGAGGATCGGGGGCATTTGATCCTTGACCCGGAGACTGCGCCGGTGATTCGCAAAATCTATGACCTGGCACTGGATGGCTGGGGCTGTATGCGGATTGCCAAGCAGCTGATGGAGGACAAGGTTCCCATCACCAGAGTAAAAGGAAATACCGCCTGCGATGTCAACTACTATGCGTGGGGCGGCGCAAGAATCAGCCATATCCTGCGTAACCCCTTTTATAAGGGCGCTCATCTGGTTTGCCGGACTCACCAGAAAGGGATTCGCTCCAACACCTATGACATTATTCCCCGTGAGGACTGGGAAATCATTGAGGGCTGTCATGAAGCGATTGTGACACCGGAGGAATGGGAGCAGGTACAGGCCATCGTAGATCGCAGGCCACCTATTATGAAAGGCAATGCCTGCCCCTTCTACAACCTGTTCCACGGTATTATCTACTGCGCCACCTGTGGGAAATCTATGCAGGTGCGGTATGAGAAGGTCGGCAGAACTGGCACAAACCGCTTTACCGGCGAGCAGCGGGAACCGATTGATAAGGCGTATTATATCTGCCAGACCTATAACCGGCTGGGCAAAGGCGCCTGCACCAGTCACAAAATCGAAGCCAGGGATTTGTATAATCTCGTCCTGAAAGACATTCAGGAACTGGCAGCGATGGCACTCAAAGATGCAGATGCCTTTTATCAGCGGTTGAGCAGCCGGATGGAGCGCCAGTATATGGCGGATGCTTCCGAGATGCAGAAAGAGCGTGAACGCTTGGAAGCCAGAAACCGGGAAATTGACGATTTGTTCCTGAGTCTTTACACGGACAAGGCCAAGGGTGTGCTCTCTGAGCAGCGGTTTGTGAAGCTGACCACTGCTATGGAGCAGGAGCAGGAAGAAAATCAGCGCCGTTTGCAGGAACTGATTCGAATGCTTCAGCAGTCTGATTCTCAGGAAAGTGAAGTCCGCACCTTTATCCGGGAGATTCGGCAGTATGCCACCATACAGGAATTGGACGAAGCCGTTTTGAACCGGCTGATCAGTCGGATTCTGATTGGCGAAGTCAAAAAGGTTGACGGACAAAAGGTGCAGGAAGCCAGGATTGTTTATAACTTTGTCGGGGAGATACTTAGTACTTAA
- a CDS encoding GNAT family N-acetyltransferase, with protein sequence MYQFRKAAIEDIPLLLKCRLALLQSAIGAGSTDKWNFVKNQVEQYYRNSIPDETHIAYLAFDGNTCVGTGGVCFYQVLPTYYKPTGKKAYIINMYTAPKYRRQGIATQVLDLLVKECLDRGTTYISLEATDMGRPLYEKCGFAPLYSEMQYVNETYEGHK encoded by the coding sequence ATGTATCAATTTCGTAAAGCAGCAATAGAAGACATTCCGTTACTGCTAAAATGTCGGCTTGCTTTGTTACAATCTGCAATCGGTGCAGGTAGTACAGATAAATGGAATTTTGTAAAGAATCAGGTCGAGCAATATTATAGAAACTCAATCCCAGATGAGACACATATCGCATATCTTGCTTTTGATGGAAATACCTGTGTTGGTACAGGTGGAGTATGTTTTTATCAAGTGCTACCTACATACTATAAACCAACAGGGAAAAAAGCATATATAATTAATATGTATACTGCACCTAAATATCGAAGGCAAGGAATTGCAACACAAGTTTTAGATCTTTTAGTAAAGGAATGCCTTGATCGTGGAACTACTTACATCTCTTTGGAGGCAACAGATATGGGGCGACCTCTTTATGAAAAATGCGGATTTGCACCATTATATTCAGAGATGCAATATGTAAATGAAACATACGAGGGCCATAAATAA
- the tet(40) gene encoding tetracycline efflux MFS transporter Tet(40), with protein sequence MFAKNSKAYSVYLLFRFVFSLAVSMSTVLSIVYHLEVVQLDAFQLVLVGTVLETSCFLFEIPTGVVADLYSRRRSVLIGMFLYGLGFLMEGALPWFAPVLLAQVVWGCGDTFITGALEAWIASEEEDKPIDKVFLRGSQMGQIGGVLGVVLGTLLGNINLQMPVILGGSLCLLLGLVLVRIMPETNFSPAIEERQGLLKDFVCLFKLNLGFVKGAPVLLALLAITLCGGLASEGFDRLSTAHFLDDTVIPVIGPLNSVTWFGVISLIGSGLGILASQLLIARMEKKGTVSRTSVVMSTSAGYILCLVLFAVGRSFWFMLLVFLLAGLMRTIKEPVLAAWMNDHVDEKMRATVFSTSGQLDSFGQIIGGPIVGLVAQQVSIPWGLVCTAFLLLPALFLVPVAGKKRD encoded by the coding sequence ATGTTTGCTAAAAATTCAAAGGCATATTCTGTCTACCTGCTGTTCCGATTTGTCTTTTCCCTGGCGGTTTCTATGTCCACAGTGCTTTCCATCGTGTACCACCTGGAGGTGGTGCAGCTGGATGCTTTCCAGCTTGTCCTGGTAGGGACGGTTCTGGAGACCTCCTGCTTTCTGTTCGAGATACCCACCGGTGTGGTGGCGGATTTGTATAGCCGTCGGCGCTCGGTGCTGATTGGAATGTTCCTCTACGGCCTGGGCTTTCTGATGGAGGGTGCGCTACCGTGGTTCGCGCCGGTTCTGCTGGCCCAGGTTGTCTGGGGTTGCGGTGATACCTTCATCACCGGCGCTCTGGAGGCGTGGATTGCCTCGGAGGAAGAGGACAAACCCATAGACAAGGTGTTCCTGCGGGGCAGTCAAATGGGGCAAATCGGCGGCGTTCTGGGCGTGGTGCTGGGCACACTGCTGGGAAACATAAACCTGCAAATGCCTGTCATCTTGGGGGGCAGTTTGTGCTTGTTGTTGGGGCTGGTGTTGGTTCGCATCATGCCAGAAACCAACTTCTCCCCTGCTATTGAGGAACGGCAGGGCTTGCTTAAAGACTTTGTCTGCCTGTTCAAGCTCAACCTGGGCTTTGTGAAAGGCGCACCTGTGTTGCTGGCGCTCTTAGCAATCACACTATGCGGGGGACTTGCCAGTGAAGGCTTTGACCGGCTCTCCACCGCTCATTTTCTGGATGACACGGTAATACCCGTTATCGGGCCGCTGAACAGCGTCACTTGGTTCGGTGTTATCAGTCTTATCGGCAGCGGCTTAGGTATTCTGGCTTCTCAGTTGCTCATCGCCCGCATGGAGAAAAAAGGGACTGTCAGCCGAACCAGTGTGGTCATGTCCACCAGCGCCGGGTATATCCTGTGCCTGGTTCTCTTCGCGGTGGGGCGGAGCTTTTGGTTCATGTTGTTGGTGTTCCTGCTGGCGGGGCTTATGCGCACCATCAAGGAGCCTGTGCTGGCCGCCTGGATGAACGACCATGTGGATGAGAAAATGCGCGCCACAGTCTTTTCCACCAGCGGACAGCTGGACTCTTTCGGGCAGATCATCGGCGGGCCTATTGTGGGGCTGGTAGCCCAGCAGGTGTCCATACCCTGGGGGCTGGTCTGTACCGCTTTCCTGCTGTTGCCCGCGCTGTTCTTAGTGCCGGTGGCGGGAAAGAAGCGGGATTGA
- a CDS encoding plasmid mobilization protein, giving the protein MSKRYNTPHRDRIIKTRVTEEEHADFMERLTAYGMSQSEFIRQAITGATVKPIIIVSPVNDELLASIGRLTGEYGKIGGNLNQIARYLNEFGTPYNALAAEVRAELSDLAALKFRVLREVGEAIGNTETFKL; this is encoded by the coding sequence TTGTCCAAACGCTACAACACGCCCCACCGCGACCGCATCATCAAGACCCGTGTGACCGAGGAAGAACACGCCGACTTCATGGAGCGCCTGACCGCCTACGGCATGAGCCAGTCCGAATTTATCCGGCAGGCCATCACCGGCGCGACCGTCAAGCCCATCATCATCGTGTCCCCCGTCAATGACGAGCTGCTTGCCTCCATCGGGAGGCTGACCGGGGAGTACGGGAAGATCGGCGGCAACCTCAACCAGATCGCCCGCTATCTGAACGAGTTCGGGACGCCGTACAATGCCCTCGCCGCCGAGGTTCGGGCGGAGCTGTCCGACCTCGCTGCCTTGAAGTTTCGGGTGCTTCGGGAGGTAGGTGAAGCCATTGGCAACACTGAAACATTTAAGCTCTAA
- a CDS encoding relaxase/mobilization nuclease domain-containing protein yields the protein MATLKHLSSKNADYGAAEQYLTFEHDEFTGRPVLDENGRLVPRQDYRISSLNCGGEDFAVACMRANLRYGKNQRREDVKSHHYILSFDPRDGPDHGLTMDKAQALGERFCAEQFPGHQALVCTHPDGHNHSGNIHVHIVINSLRVAEAERKPYMDRASDTQAGAKHRCTAAAMRHFRAEVMELCQGAGLYQIDLLGGSKNRVTEREYWAQKKGQLALDTEAAAQGKPPTKFETDKEKLRREIRAVLAVAVSFEDFAQRLLQRGITVKESRGRLSYLTPDRTKPITARKLGDDFDRAAVGAALERNAARPSLGAKPSIREQLRQPQGVQRMVDIEAKKAEGTEEEKRLIDEKMKQLPIKQYGAYFRKMAIDGYILVVDRSDTKAYIRELQAVSRNINQIAKRANATGTVYRQDIEDIKKAVDEIWRLQRRTLCCYPMWASNPTRIQHITTRN from the coding sequence TTGGCAACACTGAAACATTTAAGCTCTAAAAATGCCGACTACGGCGCGGCGGAGCAGTACCTCACCTTCGAGCATGACGAGTTCACCGGCAGGCCCGTCCTGGACGAAAACGGGCGGCTTGTCCCCCGCCAGGACTACCGCATTTCTTCTTTGAACTGCGGCGGGGAGGACTTCGCCGTGGCCTGTATGCGGGCCAACCTCCGCTACGGAAAGAACCAGCGGCGGGAGGACGTGAAAAGCCACCACTACATCCTGTCCTTTGACCCCAGGGACGGCCCCGACCACGGCCTGACGATGGACAAGGCCCAGGCGTTGGGGGAGCGGTTCTGCGCCGAACAGTTCCCCGGACACCAGGCCCTGGTCTGCACCCACCCGGACGGCCACAACCACAGCGGCAACATCCATGTCCATATCGTCATCAACTCCCTGCGGGTGGCCGAGGCGGAGCGCAAGCCGTACATGGACAGGGCCAGCGACACCCAGGCTGGGGCCAAGCACCGCTGCACCGCCGCAGCCATGCGCCACTTCCGGGCCGAGGTCATGGAGCTGTGCCAGGGGGCGGGGCTGTACCAAATCGACTTGCTGGGCGGGAGCAAAAACCGTGTCACCGAACGGGAGTATTGGGCGCAGAAGAAAGGGCAGCTTGCTCTGGACACCGAAGCCGCCGCCCAGGGTAAGCCGCCCACCAAGTTTGAAACGGACAAAGAGAAGCTACGCCGGGAGATCCGAGCCGTCCTCGCTGTGGCTGTCAGCTTCGAGGACTTTGCCCAGCGGCTGTTGCAGCGGGGCATCACTGTCAAGGAGAGCCGGGGCCGGTTGTCCTACCTCACCCCCGACCGAACGAAACCCATCACCGCCCGCAAGCTGGGGGACGACTTTGACCGCGCCGCCGTGGGCGCTGCTCTGGAGCGCAACGCTGCCCGTCCCAGCCTGGGAGCCAAGCCCAGCATCCGGGAGCAGCTTCGCCAGCCCCAGGGCGTCCAGCGCATGGTGGACATCGAGGCCAAGAAAGCCGAGGGTACGGAAGAAGAAAAGCGGCTGATCGACGAGAAGATGAAGCAGCTTCCCATAAAGCAGTATGGGGCATACTTCCGTAAAATGGCGATAGACGGGTATATTCTTGTCGTTGACCGAAGCGACACAAAAGCATATATCCGGGAACTGCAAGCGGTGAGCCGGAACATCAACCAGATTGCAAAACGCGCCAATGCGACGGGGACGGTTTACAGGCAGGATATAGAGGACATTAAAAAGGCGGTGGACGAGATATGGCGGTTACAAAGACGCACCCTATGCTGTTATCCGATGTGGGCCTCAAACCCTACACGAATACAGCATATCACAACGAGGAACTAA